In Sphingobacteriaceae bacterium, a single genomic region encodes these proteins:
- a CDS encoding VOC family protein — MRKRVITTLFLVLSLLANAVDLKSTSDSFNLKITAVRIIVPDLQKAITFYKEVFGFSITTQSKTEAIISTNSFSLILSSSKNANSFDKPGIGNVSVTFQVKDIKASYKKFKSLGVRFEKDEIRTEGIGYSLKIYDPFGNHFSILQDTLSAKKEFDEPCKSSA; from the coding sequence ATGAGAAAAAGAGTCATTACTACTTTATTTTTAGTCTTGTCCTTACTTGCTAATGCTGTTGATCTTAAATCGACTAGTGATTCTTTTAACCTGAAAATTACCGCTGTTCGAATTATAGTTCCTGATTTGCAAAAAGCAATCACTTTCTACAAAGAAGTTTTTGGTTTTAGTATCACAACACAGTCAAAAACAGAAGCTATAATTTCAACAAATAGTTTTAGTCTTATTCTGTCATCCTCCAAAAATGCAAATTCATTCGATAAGCCTGGTATTGGAAATGTAAGTGTTACTTTTCAAGTAAAAGATATAAAAGCTTCTTATAAAAAATTTAAGAGTTTGGGTGTTCGCTTTGAAAAGGATGAAATTCGAACAGAGGGTATTGGCTATTCCTTAAAGATCTACGACCCTTTTGGAAATCATTTTTCAATCCTTCAAGACACATTATCTGCAAAGAAAGAGTTTGACGAGCCCTGTAAATCGTCAGCATAA